One Methanocaldococcus infernus ME DNA segment encodes these proteins:
- a CDS encoding glycogen synthase yields the protein MRIVILAPTITPIVSYGGLGDVMRDLPKFLKECCEVEVLTLNHYGKYFKLIHENIGEIEIKYKNVKFSFDVLKCKHPEANFDITVFSNEKINNLNVWDPTKYEIFSELVVEYLKDKDVDVVSGHDWMCGLALAKCKDLLNLPTTLTIHNEAFKGELVEYKGEVLTFLDLGIKYSSAINTVSPSHAEEIRGKINIDNKIFLGILNGIDIEVYDPIKIIDRMLILSENKLNPLDYSYISPYTAEDAHDIKPKIKYAWIYKGGIFDYINDWNKYFQNLEVYGSLEGDIKKPLIGFVGRATYQKGFNTIFETLPEFLKEHDVNFIFLTKGERGIEERLKELCRELDNVMAIIGYCLPLTSIIYASSDWTMMPSYWEPCGLVQMESMAYCTPVVATETGGLKDTIIPLSPNPLEEPNFDRATGVLFKVPDKLGLRWGLEHALNWSFYRIDEVCKYLNYRTCPRDPYHKNSPLSMMMRNCYHHVLKNLSWQNSGSIRKYIGLFGGAIYKYYVEGI from the coding sequence ATGAGAATTGTTATTTTAGCCCCTACTATAACTCCAATTGTTTCCTATGGTGGGTTAGGAGATGTGATGAGAGATCTGCCAAAGTTTTTAAAAGAGTGTTGTGAGGTTGAGGTTCTTACACTTAACCACTATGGAAAATATTTTAAATTAATCCATGAAAATATTGGAGAGATTGAAATAAAATATAAGAATGTTAAATTCTCCTTTGATGTCTTAAAGTGTAAGCATCCTGAAGCAAATTTTGACATTACAGTTTTCAGCAATGAGAAAATAAATAATTTAAATGTTTGGGATCCAACAAAGTATGAGATTTTTTCAGAACTTGTTGTTGAATATCTAAAAGATAAAGATGTTGATGTTGTCTCTGGCCATGATTGGATGTGTGGCTTAGCCCTTGCAAAGTGCAAAGATCTTTTAAATTTACCAACAACCTTAACTATACATAATGAAGCCTTTAAGGGAGAGTTAGTTGAGTACAAAGGAGAAGTCCTAACCTTTTTAGACTTGGGAATAAAGTATAGCTCAGCCATAAATACAGTAAGCCCAAGCCATGCTGAAGAGATCAGAGGGAAGATAAATATAGACAATAAAATTTTCTTAGGAATTTTGAATGGAATTGATATAGAGGTCTATGACCCCATAAAAATTATTGATAGAATGCTCATTCTCTCAGAGAATAAGTTGAATCCCCTTGACTACTCTTACATCTCTCCCTACACAGCTGAGGATGCCCATGATATTAAACCAAAAATTAAGTATGCTTGGATCTACAAGGGTGGAATCTTTGACTATATAAATGATTGGAATAAGTATTTCCAAAACTTGGAAGTTTATGGCTCTTTAGAGGGAGATATAAAAAAGCCATTAATAGGATTTGTTGGAAGAGCAACTTATCAGAAAGGGTTCAATACTATCTTTGAAACACTCCCAGAGTTTTTAAAGGAGCATGATGTTAATTTTATTTTCCTAACAAAAGGGGAAAGAGGGATAGAGGAAAGGCTAAAAGAGCTTTGTAGAGAACTTGATAATGTCATGGCTATCATTGGCTATTGTCTTCCTTTAACCTCCATCATCTATGCAAGCAGTGACTGGACTATGATGCCTTCTTACTGGGAACCTTGTGGCTTGGTTCAGATGGAGTCAATGGCTTACTGTACTCCAGTAGTGGCTACAGAGACAGGAGGGCTAAAGGATACAATAATTCCTCTCTCTCCAAACCCATTGGAAGAGCCTAACTTTGACAGAGCTACAGGAGTTCTTTTTAAGGTTCCTGATAAACTTGGGCTAAGATGGGGTTTAGAGCATGCTTTAAACTGGAGCTTCTATAGGATAGATGAAGTTTGCAAATATCTAAATTATAGAACCTGTCCAAGGGATCCATATCATAAAAATTCTCCACTCTCAATGATGATGAGAAACTGTTATCATCATGTCCTTAAAAACCTCAGCTGGCAAAACTCTGGGTCTATAAGGAAGTATATAGGCTTATTTGGAGGAGCTATCTATAAGTACTATGTGGAGGGGATCTAA
- the pgi gene encoding glucose-6-phosphate isomerase — protein sequence MKVDFKNCMIDINKDYSEELNKFLTLFSPIRETIYKEEVEEEFHDEILVIGMGGSILGTETIYYALNPECKAIFLDNTDPESTLRKIKSLENPKVYVVSKSGNTLETLINYKLVKEKVKVKEFIFITNGGKLLEIAKKNNYRVLNIPEEVPGRYSIFTAVGKAPLSAVGVDVKRLLKGAKALDQIDEKHEAIKNAIIHYLHEREGRDISVLFTYVEALTYFGEWYKQLVGESLGKNGLGITPLLSIGAKDQHSLLQLYLDGKKDKVITFLTVDNYREDVEIEFENAKKYSEIIKAEKLATEKALTNRGVPNITVELKEVCEEELGSLLYFYMIQVAFMGVLYNINPFNQPAVEEEKRICWSILRK from the coding sequence GTGAAGGTAGACTTTAAAAATTGTATGATAGATATTAATAAAGATTACTCTGAAGAGCTAAATAAATTTTTAACTTTATTCTCTCCAATAAGAGAAACCATCTATAAAGAAGAGGTTGAAGAAGAGTTTCATGATGAAATCTTAGTTATTGGAATGGGTGGCTCTATCTTAGGAACTGAAACTATTTACTATGCCTTAAACCCAGAGTGTAAAGCCATCTTTTTAGACAATACTGACCCTGAAAGTACTCTAAGGAAGATAAAGAGCTTAGAGAACCCTAAGGTTTATGTTGTAAGTAAGTCTGGGAATACACTTGAAACCCTAATTAACTATAAGTTGGTTAAAGAGAAGGTTAAAGTTAAAGAATTTATCTTTATCACAAATGGAGGAAAGTTATTAGAGATAGCCAAGAAAAATAATTATAGAGTTTTAAATATCCCTGAAGAAGTTCCTGGAAGATACTCAATATTTACAGCTGTGGGGAAAGCTCCTCTCTCAGCTGTGGGAGTTGATGTAAAGAGGCTGTTAAAAGGGGCTAAGGCTCTTGACCAAATAGATGAGAAGCATGAAGCTATTAAAAATGCCATCATACACTACTTACATGAGAGAGAGGGAAGGGATATAAGTGTTCTCTTCACCTATGTTGAAGCCTTAACATACTTTGGAGAGTGGTATAAACAGTTAGTAGGAGAGAGCTTAGGAAAGAATGGGTTGGGAATAACTCCTCTATTGTCTATTGGAGCTAAGGATCAGCATTCCCTTTTACAACTTTACTTAGATGGTAAGAAAGATAAAGTAATAACATTCTTAACTGTTGATAATTATAGAGAAGATGTTGAGATAGAGTTTGAAAATGCTAAGAAGTATTCTGAAATTATTAAAGCTGAGAAGTTAGCTACTGAAAAAGCCTTAACCAATAGAGGAGTGCCAAATATTACAGTTGAGCTTAAAGAGGTTTGTGAGGAAGAGTTAGGCTCTTTACTATACTTCTATATGATCCAAGTGGCATTTATGGGAGTTCTTTACAATATTAACCCATTTAACCAGCCAGCAGTTGAGGAGGAGAAGAGGATATGTTGGAGTATCTTGAGAAAATAA